The following are encoded together in the Bifidobacteriaceae bacterium genome:
- a CDS encoding acyltransferase, translating to MHAPGSQHAAKASGHKASGRRADIQWLRALAVSLVVVYHLWPGVLTGGYVGVDIFFVISGFLITGGLVARPPGTWRDVADFWGRRIRRLLPASFLVIIATGVAAWLVGPPSAWVQTARDAVAAAVYAENWNLWQQSADYLGRGGTPSIFQHFWSLSVEEQFYVFWPVMILAVAAVWRRAQKRSSGISVRRPVAWAVGAVATVSFGLSVWMTARDQAEAYLVTQTRMWELALGGLLACFWPWLESRLGRRPGVRAGMVAVGLAAMVAAAVGFTDATAFPGWVGLLPTVGAALFIAGGRNRTTSPAQGRAPVAGDVAATGRAEAGATPDTRGGAAPNPNLAGRTVTGDGVDGIDGLLNRFWSFRPIQYLGDMSYSVYLWHWPLILLAPNVLGRNLTVGTSLLVVLGTLGISAASYELVEKPFQRSRWMRARLRRTFVPAVAGMAAISVAGAVLYITVPAAIKRSIAADREHVRESPCMGAQRILDPGCASGQPDEETGPYPNPRFAWFDHSPAYDNGCTRHWTNPTPAKCRYGLLEGSGGNEVVLWGNSHAVQWLPGLERIADELQLGITTRLSSSCFPRAPGSRFDPLTESSPCVDVTSQELDAIRASRPDLVVVTNRASSPPQLHELAVESARWVLEQLTDAQIKVLLIRDIPREPSNRSIPDCLAANGGQPDRCAGPQESWIFPDPWADAAAEMGSDLIEVVDFNNAICDGEVCTGLVGSVVAYFDDDHLSITFVETLAPQLSAAIEGALAR from the coding sequence ATGCATGCCCCGGGCTCTCAACACGCCGCTAAGGCCTCGGGCCACAAAGCTTCGGGGCGTCGGGCGGATATTCAGTGGCTCAGGGCGTTGGCCGTCTCCTTGGTCGTGGTGTACCACCTCTGGCCCGGCGTCCTGACCGGCGGGTACGTCGGAGTCGACATTTTCTTTGTGATCTCCGGGTTCTTGATCACCGGCGGACTGGTGGCGCGGCCGCCCGGGACCTGGCGCGACGTGGCCGACTTCTGGGGCCGGCGAATCAGACGGCTGCTGCCGGCGTCTTTCCTGGTGATCATCGCGACAGGCGTGGCGGCGTGGTTGGTCGGGCCGCCGTCGGCTTGGGTGCAGACCGCCCGCGATGCCGTGGCCGCCGCCGTGTACGCGGAGAACTGGAACCTATGGCAGCAGTCTGCGGACTACCTGGGCCGCGGCGGGACCCCGTCCATTTTCCAGCACTTCTGGTCGCTCAGCGTTGAAGAACAGTTCTACGTGTTCTGGCCGGTGATGATCCTGGCCGTCGCGGCGGTGTGGCGGCGGGCACAGAAGCGAAGCTCCGGGATCAGCGTGAGGCGGCCGGTCGCGTGGGCGGTCGGGGCGGTCGCGACCGTGTCCTTCGGGCTGTCGGTCTGGATGACCGCGCGCGACCAGGCCGAGGCCTATCTAGTGACCCAAACAAGGATGTGGGAGCTGGCGCTCGGCGGCCTGCTGGCCTGCTTCTGGCCCTGGCTGGAGTCCCGACTCGGGCGGCGTCCGGGCGTCCGCGCCGGGATGGTGGCCGTGGGGCTGGCGGCCATGGTCGCCGCCGCGGTCGGGTTCACCGACGCCACAGCCTTCCCAGGTTGGGTGGGGCTCCTGCCGACCGTGGGCGCCGCGCTGTTCATAGCCGGCGGGCGCAACCGCACGACCAGCCCAGCCCAAGGCCGGGCACCCGTCGCCGGTGACGTCGCCGCGACGGGGCGGGCCGAGGCTGGGGCGACGCCCGACACGCGGGGCGGGGCTGCGCCGAACCCGAACCTTGCCGGGCGGACGGTCACGGGCGACGGTGTCGACGGCATCGACGGCCTGCTCAACCGCTTCTGGTCGTTCCGGCCAATCCAATACCTGGGCGACATGTCCTACTCCGTCTACCTGTGGCACTGGCCTTTGATACTGCTCGCGCCGAACGTCCTCGGGCGCAATTTGACCGTCGGCACAAGCCTGCTGGTGGTCCTGGGCACCCTGGGAATTTCGGCCGCGTCCTACGAATTGGTCGAGAAACCGTTCCAACGCTCGCGGTGGATGCGGGCCCGCCTTAGACGCACTTTTGTTCCGGCGGTCGCCGGAATGGCGGCCATCTCCGTGGCCGGGGCCGTCCTGTACATCACAGTGCCCGCGGCGATAAAGCGGTCCATCGCCGCAGACCGGGAGCACGTCCGCGAGAGCCCATGCATGGGCGCTCAGCGAATCCTGGACCCCGGCTGCGCCAGCGGCCAGCCCGATGAGGAAACCGGTCCCTACCCCAACCCGCGGTTCGCCTGGTTCGACCACTCGCCCGCCTACGACAATGGGTGCACCCGGCATTGGACCAACCCAACGCCCGCCAAGTGCCGGTACGGGTTGCTGGAGGGATCGGGGGGTAACGAGGTTGTGCTTTGGGGGAATTCGCACGCCGTCCAATGGCTGCCGGGATTGGAGCGGATAGCGGACGAACTCCAGTTGGGCATCACCACCCGGCTGTCATCTTCGTGTTTTCCAAGGGCACCGGGAAGCAGATTCGATCCGCTAACCGAAAGCAGCCCGTGCGTGGACGTGACGTCGCAGGAGCTTGACGCGATCCGCGCTAGCCGTCCCGACCTGGTGGTAGTGACCAACAGGGCGAGCTCGCCCCCGCAACTGCACGAGCTGGCGGTCGAATCCGCCCGCTGGGTTCTTGAACAGTTGACGGACGCGCAGATCAAGGTGCTGTTGATCAGAGACATTCCCCGCGAGCCGTCGAATCGCAGCATCCCCGACTGCCTGGCGGCGAACGGCGGCCAACCCGACCGTTGCGCCGGCCCGCAGGAGAGCTGGATTTTCCCGGATCCCTGGGCCGACGCGGCGGCGGAGATGGGATCCGATTTGATCGAAGTGGTCGACTTCAACAACGCCATCTGCGACGGCGAAGTCTGCACCGGACTGGTCGGTTCGGTGGTCGCCTACTTCGACGACGACCATCTTTCGATCACTTTCGTTGAGACCCTTGCCCCGCAGCTTTCTGCGGCAATTGAGGGCGCGCTGGCTCGCTGA
- a CDS encoding DUF222 domain-containing protein produces MCATALDEFASTDRSGLDAARLLANLDGLVELSKRSGSLAAALSEEVRRRGAAAKTEGVDVESHLRMKHRLSPAEIRKLVKQGEVLRPFEVMSLATQRGEISPAQAEACARELADFPVDILGDAALREAETLLVAEARRLGARQLGLKARRLVDQARQEAGVGGDRADRLDRDHEKAFKERFLSFKRDGQTMIIRGRCTIEAGLRIKARLESAALAVRRARTDSTNGAPNGEAQGRHDPADEGAGSGSFGPLAGGSASNNSQDAVSSGRREDPATGGEDGNVWDPATGGGAGGASWDPLAGGGLEAEPFAASVMDALEAIMDYDPGVEAPLQVGKPARFVVTMTEEGLRSGALEGTLQESGEPLAPSALDQAACDSEWIAVLRGSFGQPLDVGRATRRVPKALRIALEERDNGCVFPGCGVSASGCQAHHLHKWVLGGSTSLDNLALCCAVHHKIVEPARKLPDGTPWRPGADDPGRWRIEIDPVHHHPVVIPPARVDPERKPLLNGRIRLKLEMLGALPQSAQGSSGPAAAPEGEIHRAQGNGFRERQQAVQ; encoded by the coding sequence ATGTGCGCCACCGCGCTGGACGAGTTCGCCTCGACAGACCGGTCGGGATTGGATGCCGCGCGGTTGTTGGCGAATCTCGATGGGTTGGTGGAGTTGTCGAAGCGGTCGGGATCGCTGGCGGCGGCGCTGTCTGAGGAAGTGAGGCGCCGGGGCGCGGCCGCGAAGACGGAGGGCGTGGACGTGGAGTCGCATCTCCGGATGAAGCACAGGCTCTCGCCGGCGGAAATCCGCAAACTCGTGAAACAAGGCGAGGTGCTGCGGCCGTTCGAAGTGATGAGCCTGGCGACTCAGCGGGGTGAGATTTCCCCGGCGCAGGCGGAGGCCTGCGCGCGTGAACTCGCGGACTTCCCCGTTGACATATTGGGCGATGCGGCGTTGCGGGAAGCGGAAACCCTGCTGGTCGCAGAGGCCCGCCGGCTCGGCGCAAGACAGCTGGGGCTGAAAGCCCGGCGACTGGTCGACCAGGCCCGCCAGGAGGCAGGCGTGGGCGGGGACCGGGCCGACCGGCTGGACCGCGACCATGAGAAGGCGTTCAAAGAGCGGTTCCTCTCGTTCAAACGCGACGGCCAGACAATGATCATCCGGGGGCGCTGCACAATCGAGGCGGGCCTGCGGATCAAAGCCCGTCTGGAAAGCGCCGCACTGGCCGTCCGCCGGGCGCGCACCGACTCCACCAACGGTGCCCCCAACGGCGAAGCCCAGGGCAGGCATGACCCGGCCGACGAGGGCGCGGGCAGCGGATCGTTCGGTCCCTTGGCTGGTGGCTCCGCGAGCAACAACTCGCAGGATGCGGTGAGCAGCGGCAGGCGGGAGGATCCAGCGACCGGCGGCGAGGACGGCAACGTGTGGGATCCGGCGACCGGTGGCGGCGCGGGTGGCGCGTCTTGGGATCCGCTGGCCGGTGGCGGCCTCGAGGCGGAGCCGTTTGCGGCTTCGGTGATGGATGCGCTGGAGGCGATCATGGATTACGACCCTGGCGTGGAGGCCCCGCTGCAGGTCGGAAAGCCCGCCCGGTTCGTGGTCACCATGACCGAGGAGGGTTTGCGTTCAGGCGCCCTTGAGGGAACGCTTCAGGAAAGCGGCGAACCGCTGGCCCCGTCGGCTCTCGACCAGGCCGCCTGCGACAGCGAATGGATCGCGGTCTTGCGCGGCTCGTTCGGCCAACCCCTCGATGTGGGACGGGCCACCCGCCGGGTGCCAAAGGCGCTCCGGATCGCGTTGGAAGAGCGGGACAACGGCTGCGTGTTTCCCGGCTGCGGAGTCTCGGCGAGCGGCTGCCAGGCCCATCACCTGCATAAATGGGTGTTGGGAGGCTCGACCAGCCTGGACAATCTGGCCCTCTGCTGCGCCGTGCATCACAAGATCGTGGAACCTGCCCGGAAGCTGCCGGACGGAACGCCGTGGCGCCCCGGAGCTGACGACCCGGGACGGTGGCGGATCGAAATCGACCCGGTGCACCACCATCCGGTCGTGATACCCCCAGCACGGGTCGACCCGGAACGCAAGCCGCTCCTGAACGGGCGCATCAGGCTGAAACTCGAAATGCTCGGCGCCCTTCCCCAATCCGCCCAAGGGTCTTCCGGCCCGGCCGCCGCCCCTGAGGGCGAGATCCATCGCGCGCAGGGCAACGGGTTCCGTGAACGTCAGCAGGCCGTCCAATGA
- a CDS encoding YebC/PmpR family DNA-binding transcriptional regulator — MSGHSKWATTKHKKAAIDAKRGKLFAKLIKNIEVAARTGGGDPAANPTLYDAIQKAKKSSVPNDNIDRAVKRGSGAEGGGADYQSIIYEGYGPGGVAVLVEALTDNRNRASSDIRLALSRNGGSLADPGSVAYMFSRKGVIEVPAAPGLDEDAVLDAVLEADPEEVTPQDGGFEIITAPENLLATRQALQAAGIDYDSAEVQFVPSMEVSLDAEGVKKILRVVDALEDSDDVQNVYTNFDASDEVIAEAMGE; from the coding sequence ATGTCGGGTCACTCGAAGTGGGCCACCACCAAGCATAAGAAGGCCGCGATCGACGCCAAGCGAGGCAAACTGTTCGCCAAACTGATCAAGAACATTGAAGTCGCCGCCCGCACCGGCGGGGGCGATCCAGCGGCGAACCCAACCCTTTACGACGCGATCCAGAAGGCCAAGAAGTCCTCCGTCCCGAACGACAACATAGACCGCGCCGTCAAACGGGGATCTGGGGCCGAAGGCGGCGGTGCCGACTACCAGTCGATCATTTACGAAGGCTACGGACCCGGCGGAGTCGCCGTCCTGGTCGAGGCCCTGACGGACAACCGCAACCGCGCCTCATCCGACATCCGCCTGGCACTCTCCCGCAACGGGGGCTCCCTGGCAGACCCGGGCTCCGTCGCCTACATGTTCTCCCGCAAGGGGGTCATCGAGGTCCCGGCCGCCCCCGGCCTTGACGAGGACGCGGTCCTCGACGCGGTGCTGGAAGCCGACCCGGAAGAGGTCACCCCCCAAGACGGCGGCTTCGAGATCATCACCGCCCCGGAGAACCTCCTCGCGACCCGCCAGGCCCTCCAAGCGGCTGGGATCGACTACGACTCGGCGGAGGTGCAGTTCGTACCCTCGATGGAGGTGTCCCTGGACGCCGAAGGCGTCAAGAAGATCCTGCGCGTGGTGGACGCCCTCGAAGACTCGGACGACGTGCAGAACGTCTACACCAACTTCGACGCCAGCGACGAGGTCATCGCCGAAGCGATGGGGGAGTAA
- the ruvC gene encoding crossover junction endodeoxyribonuclease RuvC gives MRVLGVDPGLTRCGLGVIDSQPGRRVSLVEFGTATSPPDDTVDRRLLAIADAVGEWIDRLRPDAVAIERVFAQHNAYTVSGTMQASGVAMVEAARRGVEVALHTPTEVKAAVTGNGDAPKEQIAHMVTRLLSLDKPPTPADAADALALAICHAWRPSTLSPTGQAATPAQKAWVEAARAARRGRKTWVAA, from the coding sequence ATGCGCGTGCTGGGGGTCGATCCGGGCCTGACCCGCTGCGGCCTGGGCGTGATCGATTCGCAGCCGGGCCGGCGCGTCAGCCTGGTCGAATTCGGGACCGCCACCAGCCCGCCGGATGACACCGTGGACCGCCGCCTCCTCGCGATCGCCGACGCGGTGGGGGAATGGATCGACCGCCTAAGGCCGGACGCGGTCGCGATCGAGCGGGTCTTCGCCCAACACAACGCCTACACGGTTTCCGGCACCATGCAGGCCAGCGGCGTCGCCATGGTCGAAGCCGCCCGTCGCGGGGTCGAGGTCGCCCTCCACACCCCCACCGAGGTCAAAGCCGCCGTGACCGGCAACGGCGACGCCCCGAAAGAGCAAATCGCACACATGGTCACCCGCCTCCTCTCCCTGGACAAGCCGCCCACCCCCGCCGACGCGGCCGACGCCCTAGCCCTCGCCATCTGCCACGCCTGGCGTCCCTCCACCCTCAGCCCCACCGGCCAGGCCGCTACCCCCGCCCAAAAGGCCTGGGTCGAGGCCGCCCGCGCCGCCCGCCGCGGCCGCAAGACCTGGGTGGCCGCATGA
- the ruvA gene encoding Holliday junction branch migration protein RuvA, which yields MIASLRGPVLSLTANSAIVDCGGVGLAVTLTPAARDQLRQGEEATVLTHLVVREDSLTLYGFADAAERDVFVVVQSTSGVGPKLAIALVSALGADGLTRAVAAEDVTALTKVPGIGRKGAQKLVISLAGKLAPAAPGGGVPGSAGPAASPLAEQVQAALVQLGFNPQAAAGAVAAAQADPGAPTEVAGLLRAALQRLRATR from the coding sequence GTGATCGCCTCGCTTCGCGGCCCCGTTCTTTCCTTGACCGCCAACTCCGCCATTGTGGATTGCGGCGGCGTGGGCCTGGCCGTCACCCTCACCCCGGCCGCCCGCGACCAACTGCGTCAAGGCGAGGAGGCCACCGTCTTGACCCACCTGGTGGTCCGCGAGGACTCCTTGACGCTCTACGGGTTCGCCGATGCCGCCGAGCGCGACGTCTTCGTTGTTGTCCAGTCCACCAGCGGAGTGGGCCCCAAGCTGGCGATCGCTCTGGTCTCGGCCTTGGGTGCGGACGGCCTGACCAGGGCCGTCGCGGCCGAGGACGTGACCGCCCTGACGAAGGTGCCCGGCATTGGCCGCAAAGGCGCCCAGAAGCTCGTCATCTCGCTGGCCGGGAAACTGGCCCCCGCCGCCCCCGGCGGGGGAGTGCCCGGATCGGCCGGCCCCGCGGCCAGCCCCCTGGCCGAACAGGTACAAGCCGCCCTGGTGCAACTCGGATTCAACCCGCAGGCGGCCGCCGGGGCCGTCGCCGCCGCCCAAGCCGACCCAGGCGCGCCCACCGAGGTGGCCGGGCTCCTCCGCGCCGCCCTTCAACGATTGC